The following nucleotide sequence is from Apium graveolens cultivar Ventura chromosome 4, ASM990537v1, whole genome shotgun sequence.
agagtttgggCTGTAATattaagggaagtaagaatctactttGAAGATGGGtcttcacatttcttggcagcAATTTAATGGACACCTTTTCACTCACataaatcaagagagtgataagtttactgaaggataaggatactgctacaagagcatgaaGATCTGTTTTAGTTGAATAGTTGATAGTAAGGGAGGAAAAAAGAGCAAGGAATaaggctgaatatgaggagaggGTAAGGAAGTATGATGCAGAGATTGAAATGTacattaaaagatcagaagaactcaaggcaaaagggatgagcagaattttcaaggatggaagatttctaaatgtcaaAGCTTAAAGCTGGCACATTTTCAAAGTTTAGGATTGATTTGCTGAATGGTTATCCAAAGCCTGAtagactcaaacttgtggaagctctaagagggacaccaataATAGAGGAACTTaaaattcttgtatatttaagggacctcattagagaagaaacaaaaGACACAGTCTTTGTCTGATGTATGTAACTGtttaaactcaagaaatcacctaaCATATAACTGTTGtatttgtgtcaatttttatgtattagtataattttccattgtagcttggggttagtcttgttaataggcatgaatttgtaataaacaatcttctcacaaattgggggagattgttgtgcaagacatgcctgtataataacaagactaagtcaaattgacaaccctgagtaagttgtattgtaatctaagtttACATTTTGTATTGTACCACTTAAATTTATTAAAATGTTCAAGGGcggactggagtctttttctgtaaacagtttcaagcctaataattctatttgaaagaagatcaagaggatcatgcctcaaaagaattatgaagaagcttggagttgaataaatccgtttcgaaaaaaatattctaagtcaagatctctacaagtcatagattaagtgttatagagaagtcattcgaaaactcccgaatgacttatcgagaagtcaggaaaagttactagagaactcagagatatcgacaagccaatttgaagacatgaagaatggagatatcgacaagtcatttcttcactagagaactctgagttatcgaaaAGCCAagttgtcactagagaactcagagttatcgataagtcaaagtgaagacatgaagatgagagatctcgacaagccaaattctcttatagagaactcaaagacttCGATAAGTCTAAACAACtgtagagtgattagagatctcgataagccaatatatttatcgagatgtcaagttctctatataccaaactggagatctcgagataaaactcaaagtacaaagtgcggaccagttaaatatccaagattatcaatcaacaaacaatctaatcagttggattaacaagtctacaaaagcagcttaaagagtacaagatcaaagaccaagattaactagaaaagtaaagtcacaggcgtgcaagattagcaaagatacactaagccataaatagaaagatttggttatccaaaaatagggtttagtacatgctactgcacactgtgtaataaccagtgtttactgttctataaagtaaacactgaatatttTGTTAGATGTAACAATAAAGATCAGAATTCTTGTAttttctctcaaggaagaagctaagctctttattaacaaagagcctagaaattttgtagaaaGATATTcttaatttaatataaaattaagtgagttttgaaagatttgtgttcactatTTTATCAGTCTAAATTCAGTACTAACACATCTcactacaagattttaatttactctgttcatcaccataaacacttcaaaaaaagcagaaaaacacaaaaacacattcaccccctgtgcgtgattcattacctaacaaaaGCAAAGAAAGCAATGAAAAAAATAAAGGCCCTAATCCAGGTCCAAAGTTCGAGCATGCATACATAAAGTGGGTCAAATGATGGTGATGATGAATGATTACACTACTAAAAATAGTAGCTACGACATCGGTGCTTAGACATCGGCgtgtaatgcacccgatgttaaaatcCTGTTTAATATCGGTTTAGAAAAAAGCGATGTTGAATACGAATACTGACATCGGTTTCACATAGTAGGCGTTGtctattttcagaaattaaaaaggctAAATATATgcttttaactttgacatcggcTGATTTTGTGAACCGTTGTCTATggtcatttttaaaaaaataaaaatttattatctTTTCCCCCCACGATTTCAATACATTCCCCccccctttaattttaacaaattCTTCACTTTATCCTTATTCCCCCCTTTTCCAAAATATATTTCAccctcccccctctctctcccgCGACCCTCATCTCTCTCGCCGCCTCTTTCTCATCTCTCTGACCGCCTCTTTCTCATCTCTCTCGCCACCTATCTCTCTCTCATCACTCATCTGTCCCCTCTTTCTCTCTTAAAACACTCACTCATATATCATCTCTTTCTCTCCTTTGGCATAAACCCTAGTTTAAGCTCCAATTTAAATTCAAGCTCTGGAGCTTCAAATTGAGCTTCAAACTAGTAAGATATACTTTAGTAGAAGCTTTGGGGCTTGAAAGGAACTCTGGAACTTTGAGGTTTTAGAGCATCAGGAGATTCACAGATTTGGAGCTTTGGAGCTTTCTGTAAGATATTCTTCTATATCCCTCTTTTTTATGATTTAACTAGTAAGAAACGTATGTAAGAAACAGTATATcctttttatatattttcttttatgcATGTATATAAGAAACATTTTACGGGGTTTTATGTTCTGTTCTTTGGGGGTTTCTTTTGTGCTTGTTTGTGTTTACATTTAATGTGGTTTCTTTATTATGGATTGTCCCATTTTCTTTACATTTTTGCTCTATTTTTGGTAGAATGTGTATTTAATTATGTGATATTCTCAAATCCGGACTAATAGAGCTATAGAGCATAATTTGGAATTTTAAAGTTTGAATTTTTAAGGTATAGTTGCCTTTGCTAAATGCTATATATGTTGTGTTTGTGTTATGGTCATTTGTTCACCCATTTTCCAGTCCTGAGAGCAACCTCTCTCCAAATAGAGAGGTAAGATGTTTCTGATGTGTCAGATTCAATATATTGTTCTCTTGAATTACCTCAGGCCAATTCTGAACATAGAGAATTTAGCCCCGTCAATTGAAATACTGACACCTCATAAATTAATCTTACCACAGTATCCAATAGCAGTGGGATTAGTGGTATTTCATCTgtacaaatcaaagaaaaaaaatGTTCATCAGTATTAGATGATAGTTCATCCACATGCTCAACAGACTCACTCCCTTCAGTAATAGCTAATGGGCCTAGTAAAGGAAGCTCACTTGTAAAACAAAAAAGCCAAAAATCATTGTTTAGGTAATAAATTTCTCTCTAGTGTTGATTCAATTGTAGCTACAGCTTCACTTAAACATTTGTCTTTAATATTTTCAGAGGAAATAAATCAGAGGGTTAAAGCTGTTGGAGCAAATGGACAAGTAAATGACACTAATATCCACCTATCAGATGTTTCTTCTGACGTGGGGCAGGTAATTGATTCAGCAAAAATTTGCAAAGTAGCTGAACCAGAAAAGGATGTCTTAAATTTATCACAACATCAGACTGAGATGCTGGAAAAGAAGGTGAGATACATCATACATTCCTTTTGagcttaattttttttaatctaTGTCGCAGTAATAAATGTTGTCTTTTACACACCATTGTAAGATGCGTTAAATTTTGATATCAGAACTGAAATGAATTCTGCTTGTGGCTCATTTCTAAATAATTGTATCTTAATTGTATCATAGCTTTGAGTTTTTTTGTCGAAGTACCCATATCGCTTAGATATAAAGTTATATGACccaaataatataaatattttcttgTAGTTTCGACCAAGTTCATAGGGTTGAGCCAGGTGTCAAAGAACATAACATTCCTGCATGAAAATTATAAGGGCATATAAAAATTGTAAGGTTTATGGCTGTAGTACTCCCCAAGTAGAGAGGTAGCAGGCAACTTGTAGGCAATCAGATTGATATATTAATTTGATATTGAAGCTGTTAAGTTTAtcatttatattaaatttataattatatgcTTTTCAAAATTGTCATTACTTGTTTAAAATCAGTCGCATGcttgttttattttataaatttccATTATTTTGGTATTTATCAAAATATGTGATCCTTTTGCCTTACTTGATAGGAGGAAGTTGTGGTTCTGGATAGAAAATCGACTGTTGCAGAGGAGGTTGGTGTGGAAAAACCTATGAAACTGAAGATGACATTTAGAGCTACACTGTCTATTTCTATGATTGACCTATTACAGTTGTTGTATCCTCCTGGTTTCATATTGACAGATTGACAGTCACATGTCAACTTACAGTACTACTTCTAGTTACATAGTTGAAGTGCTTGATGCATGATTTGAACTCGAAAACATCAAAAAAGTGTTGGTTAACCACCATCATAGAAGTTAATTTGTTACAAAATCCGTACAAAATGGCTGTGCATCACTTGATGTATATTCTATTTACCTTATGGTGTATAATTTTCCTTGTTTGTTGGTAGCGGAGAATAGATGAAGTGAATTTCTGGCCTTGAATATACTTGCTCATCAACGGGTACATTTGCTAATTTCTTCGTTTTTGTGGTCATCGACCTTGTAGAAATTATTTAATCAAAGCCTTGGAAAACTATAATTTCTTTCCTGACTATAAGTTGGTACTTTGACAAATTGTATTTTTCAGTTCTATGGCAAAAGGATGGGAGGAGCTGAAGAAAATAGACCTAAGGTCAGCTGCAACACAGGTAACATACAAGTACCACCCGATTGTGACATGTCAAGTTTCTTTTTCAGCCTGCTTTTACTTTAAATTCTTTTTTCCTCTATTCGCCATGATTAGATTTGTGCGTTAATATTTGTTATTTCTGTCAATTATTTCTTGTTCCCGATTTCTTCTATTTCAGTTTGAGGACTGTTTCCCAATTACAGAGAGTACATGTAAAAGTAAACAAATATATTCTGGCTTTAAAGTCAAGACCATCTGGTAGCTTCTTTATGGGTCAAAGTCTTGGCATAATATTAAAGAGCAATGCACCAGTGTttcattcaatttttttttctaatcTATAGCATGAGAGGTAGTGGTAGCCATACCCTGTGTTTGTATAACTATGTGGCTGGTGAAACTTTCACTCAAAGTGATAATGGCCCAGGACTGTATGCTTTTGAATATCTGTATTTCATACTGAATATGGCCTATATATAACTTCTGCTTATTTATATTAACGATATGCCAGGCTTGGTGCTATGACTTATATGAGATGGAGTTGGACTTTGGTGTTTCTGACCAATTTTTTGTCCTACTAATTTGACACCAGTAATAATCAACTCTTTCATTTGTGTCCCTTAATATATTTGAGAAGTTACATAAATTGTTGCGTGAAATAAAGATAAATATGTGTTTAAACTTGGTTGTAGCCGTTTCTTTCATATTTCAGTTGTAAGCTGATTCTTGCAGAAAACTTTGTGTTTGGTAATCTCTAAGAAGGTCACAGTTTTTGTATAAGTATTCTATTCCTGGGGTTATGATACATCTTGTTTTCACCCCCCACTCCCCCCACTCCCCAGCATAGACTATGCATTACTTAACTTTGTAGTTTTAAGAAATAAGTGGAGGTTATAAATAAATTTTGTTGCAGCGGTTCTATTATCATGTGAAGTTTccatttataaatataaatatatgtcATTTCGATTTATGTATATATAAATTTTGTTGCAACGATTTTAGCATCGTGTGAAGTTTCTTGCTAAGAAGTAAGAAGAAATGTTTATTGCCAAGTTTTTGGGTATCTGTATTATTAAACGTACAACAATAGAAGCCTATTCCAGTTGTAATCATGCCGATAAAATGAAACATTTCAGCAGAGTATCAGGCCTGGAAATTCCATCATCATTGCAGTAGTTTAAAATTTTACTACTTTCATGAGCTTTGGAAaatttgtttgtttaattaaatacTCTCGTACAATGCATTATATCTTATATAGTTATTCCATTTTCTATAAAGTCCAATTAAGAACATATTTGTTAGTCCTGCAAAAACATGTGATTATTTGTTTTATTATAATATAGATTCTATACATGCAGGAAGAGATAACAGAGTTGAGAAAGAGAGCTGATGAGTTTCTGTGCATGTTTAATGAAGTTCAAAATGAGAGCAAAGATAGACTTAAAGAAATAGAGGAATCCCAGTTGAAACTGGCACAACTACAGACTACCCTTGAAAGGTAGTTGCACAATTGTAATTCAGAGGAAACAAAATACCTGTAGTGCCTGTTTTCTAATTATCTAATTATGTGGTCTATGCGCGTACTCAGGCTAGAACTGAATGTGTTCAACCTCGAATCTGAGAACCAGGTTCTTCGTCAGCGTCATCGAACTTCTCCTACAACCCTGTTTGGCAGAATGGCACAAGTTAGCTTTTCAAAATAGAGCTTAAATTTTTATAGTAGGAAATTACCATATAAATGTGTTGACTCTATTTTTAAAAGTCTACTTGTATGTACAGGGTTTTCGTGCATCTTTAATGTGAAGGGGAATTTCCAGTGGGTACAGTGGAATGGAGGGAAAGCCAAACACACAATTGAAAATGGAAGCCAAGTATACGGCTCTATTGTTTAAGCAGCACTTAACGGCTTGTATTGAAAAAATATATGGACTAATCCGTGATAGCTTGAAGAAAGAGATTAGCCCATTCCTGAACTTGTGTATTCAAGTATGCGTTTTACTTTAATTTTTTTGGTCATGTATAAACTCTTGACAAGTCCTTACTTAAAAGAGTCTGGATAACTAAGTTATTTTATTGTTATTGgttgggatgtttattttagacttAGAATGAATGTCGGAATTGATTGTTGGAATATTGTATGTTAAGAAATTTGGTATCAATGTAGCTTTATGTTTCTGTTGGATATTTTTGGTTGGATGTTGCATTGTTTGGTATTTTTTTGGTTGTATAAATGCAATTGATTCATGT
It contains:
- the LOC141717383 gene encoding myosin-12-like, with protein sequence MAKGWEELKKIDLRSAATQEEITELRKRADEFLCMFNEVQNESKDRLKEIEESQLKLAQLQTTLERLELNVFNLESENQVLRQRHRTSPTTLFGRMAQGFRASLM